Proteins encoded by one window of Cannabis sativa cultivar Pink pepper isolate KNU-18-1 chromosome 4, ASM2916894v1, whole genome shotgun sequence:
- the LOC115714814 gene encoding U-box domain-containing protein 27, which produces MVRDDLYITVPSLFRCPISLDVMKSPVSLSTGVTYDRSSIQRWLDNGNNTCPATMQVLQSKELVPNRTLQRLIQIWSESVKHRVDSAESSPKSCLTKSQVTELIQRADREAGSSFDFLSKIVCFARESDENRKFLAGADDFASMLVEFLCNASAGASRGIDFLELVVRAMDMIRNEIKDMEKLRNSMLKSNRDCLRSLVLVLQQGSVESRIGSARVLESIAIDAESKLIIADKEELLSELLKLISPEKDPNLIEAGLSCLIAISKPRRVKVKLVQLGAVKSLAKSLSEPNLSVSVTEKVLKLLETASSVKEGWSEIGGDSNCVARIVQRLLKVSSAATEHAVTVLWSVCYLYRERAAQEAVAKANGVTKILLLMQSNCTPSVRQMSADLLKIFRLSSKSFISCYDTKTTHIMPF; this is translated from the coding sequence atggtgAGGGACGATTTGTACATCACTGTCCCGAGCTTGTTTAGATGTCCGATATCACTTGACGTGATGAAATCCCCTGTGAGCTTATCTACCGGCGTAACCTACGATCGCTCTAGCATCCAGCGCTGGCTTGACAATGGCAATAACACGTGTCCCGCCACCATGCAGGTACTTCAGAGCAAGGAATTGGTCCCCAATCGGACCTTGCAACGGCTCATCCAGATCTGGTCCGAATCAGTCAAGCACCGAGTAGACTCCGCCGAATCGTCTCCCAAGTCTTGCCTTACCAAGAGCCAAGTCACTGAGTTAATTCAACGAGCGGACCGTGAAGCGGGCTCCTCCTTTGACTTCTTGTCAAAGATTGTTTGTTTCGCCAGGGAGTCCGACGAGAACCGTAAATTTCTCGCCGGAGCAGATGACTTCGCTTCGATGCTGGTCGAATTTCTTTGCAATGCCAGTGCTGGAGCTTCCAGAGGCATTGATTTTTTGGAGCTTGTGGTTAGGGCTATGGATATGATTCGTAATGAGATTAAAGACATGGAGAAGCTGAGAAACTCGATGTTGAAGAGCAACCGCGATTGCTTGCGCTCGCTTGTTCTCGTTCTTCAACAAGGGAGCGTAGAATCAAGAATTGGATCGGCTAGAGTTTTGGAATCCATCGCCATCGACGCGGAATCGAAACTCATTATTGCCGATAAAGAAGAGCTATTATCTGAATTGTTGAAACTAATCAGTCCCGAAAAAGATCCAAACCTAATCGAAGCCGGATTATCGTGCCTAATCGCAATATCAAAGCCCCGGCGAGTGAAAGTTAAACTTGTCCAACTAGGCGCGGTGAAATCCCTAGCGAAATCGCTATCAGAGCCGAATCTGAGCGTTTCTGTAACCGAAAAGGTGCTGAAGCTGCTTGAAACGGCGTCGTCCGTCAAGGAAGGGTGGTCAGAGATCGGCGGAGACTCGAATTGCGTGGCGAGGATTGTTCAGAGATTACTGAAGGTGTCGAGTGCGGCCACCGAACACGCGGTGACGGTGTTGTGGAGTGTGTGTTACCTCTACCGAGAGAGGGCGGCGCAAGAGGCCGTGGCAAAGGCCAACGGCGTGACTAAGATATTGCTTCTGATGCAGAGCAATTGCACGCCATCTGTTCGTCAAATGTCGGCGGACTTACTTAAAATCTTTCGGCTTAGttccaaatctttcatttcttGTTATGATACTAAGACCACTCATATCATGCCTTTCTGA